From Candidatus Binatia bacterium, the proteins below share one genomic window:
- a CDS encoding class I SAM-dependent methyltransferase, with product MNDPHREQVVAAYYDRLAQVYGDGEYFRARRAAVLTAIAAEIEDARAVLDLGCGNGAYAAEFASRVPAARVVGADLSPAMLHAAQQRVGGRISLVRADAMTLPCRPGSFDLVFMSHVLLLVTDLERCVTEAARSLRPGGLLVATTGTSHWRDQVRQFIASKEWQEVEALFAAGLRATGDDEAHAAAACAGVGLRPEWRSAPFSVTWPAIEEWVRIRWLTIADETQRARAERWLAQVRPQVAGLTLHLTETLMTARKTSASARS from the coding sequence ATGAACGACCCGCATCGCGAGCAGGTCGTGGCGGCGTACTACGATCGATTGGCACAGGTGTACGGCGATGGCGAGTACTTCCGGGCGCGGCGCGCGGCCGTGCTCACTGCTATCGCCGCTGAGATCGAGGATGCGCGTGCCGTGCTCGACCTGGGCTGCGGTAACGGCGCGTACGCAGCCGAGTTCGCTTCACGGGTTCCGGCCGCGCGGGTGGTGGGCGCCGATCTCTCGCCCGCAATGCTGCACGCGGCGCAGCAACGGGTGGGCGGGCGGATCTCGTTGGTCCGGGCAGATGCCATGACATTGCCGTGCCGCCCAGGCAGCTTCGACCTCGTGTTCATGAGTCACGTGCTGTTGCTGGTGACCGACCTCGAGCGCTGCGTGACCGAGGCAGCGCGCAGCCTGCGGCCCGGCGGGCTGTTGGTCGCAACCACCGGGACCAGTCACTGGCGCGACCAAGTGCGCCAGTTCATCGCCTCGAAGGAGTGGCAGGAGGTGGAGGCGCTGTTTGCAGCGGGATTGCGCGCCACGGGGGATGACGAAGCGCACGCGGCTGCCGCCTGCGCTGGCGTCGGTCTGCGGCCGGAATGGCGGAGCGCGCCGTTCTCGGTCACCTGGCCTGCGATCGAGGAGTGGGTGCGGATTCGATGGCTCACGATCGCAGACGAAACGCAGCGGGCGCGCGCGGAGCGCTGGCTCGCGCAGGTGCGTCCGCAGGTCGCCGGGCTGACGCTGCACCTCACGGAGACCCTGATGACAGCACGCAAGACGTCAGCCAGCGCGCGTTCGTGA